One Calditrichota bacterium DNA window includes the following coding sequences:
- a CDS encoding Trk system potassium transporter TrkA, producing the protein MKIVIVGAGSVGLHLARSLSWDGHAVTIIEQRQDLIDQAQSSMDVLAVRGNATSIRVLLDAGVQDSDLVLAVTNVDEVNIVSCMLARELGVPKRIARVRNQEYSRPGTPVSLAALGIDQVIHPELEAAHEVVRLIRYPDALDIVECADSRILLVGIRLTAESPIIGRALKDLTPTGEDLNFRLVGINRGGTTIIPTGSQTLAAHDIVYAICKAGNIDSVFALTGRVSPPARNIMLLGGGIIGRMVAEQLEV; encoded by the coding sequence GTGAAGATCGTCATTGTCGGCGCCGGCTCAGTCGGCTTGCATTTGGCACGGTCGCTCTCATGGGACGGGCACGCCGTTACCATTATCGAGCAGCGTCAGGACTTGATCGACCAGGCGCAGAGCAGCATGGACGTCCTCGCTGTGCGCGGCAACGCGACCTCGATCCGGGTGCTGCTCGATGCCGGGGTGCAGGATTCGGACCTCGTCCTGGCCGTTACCAATGTCGATGAGGTTAACATCGTTTCCTGTATGCTGGCGCGGGAACTGGGGGTGCCGAAGCGGATCGCGCGGGTACGCAATCAGGAGTATTCCCGTCCCGGCACGCCGGTTTCGCTCGCCGCGCTCGGCATCGACCAGGTGATCCATCCCGAACTCGAAGCCGCTCACGAGGTCGTCCGGCTCATTCGCTATCCGGACGCCCTCGACATCGTCGAATGTGCCGACAGCCGTATTCTGCTGGTCGGCATCAGGTTGACCGCCGAGTCGCCGATCATCGGTCGGGCGCTAAAGGATTTGACGCCGACCGGCGAAGACCTCAACTTCCGATTAGTAGGGATTAATCGCGGCGGGACGACGATCATTCCGACCGGCAGTCAGACGCTTGCCGCGCACGACATCGTCTATGCCATATGCAAAGCCGGGAACATCGATTCAGTCTTTGCTCTGACCGGGCGCGTCTCGCCACCGGCACGTAACATTATGCTCCTCGGCGGCGGCATCATCGGGAGAATGGTCGCCGAACAACTTGAGGTCG
- the serS gene encoding serine--tRNA ligase → MHFLRDIRQNPEAFRSRLERRGEKPDLSRLLDLDRQRRERTTTFDALRQARNLASKRVGEEKRRGGDTSALEEEVRAIGDQIQAGEAAVRDLDQAIDAILLSLPNLPADSTPDGRDASANVVVRTVGDTAAPVAGALDHLDFAERLGLLDFKRGSKIAGSGFPVWTGAGARLERALINFLLDLQTGEHHYREMMTPFLGSRETMTGSGQIPRLEDDMYHIEQEDLFLIPTSEVTLVNLHRDEVLPEAALPLRYTAYSPCFRRESGSYGQATRGFLRVHQFNKVELVRFEHPDRSYEALEELVGHAEEALKRLELPYRVLRLCAGDMGFNAAACYDLECWAPVVGKWLEVSSCSNCEAFQARRANIRFRSAATGKTDYVHTLNGSGLATSRLMVAILENYQTDEGVLAVPPVLRPYLGGSTHISAV, encoded by the coding sequence ATGCACTTTTTACGTGACATCAGGCAGAATCCGGAGGCCTTTCGGAGCCGACTTGAACGGCGCGGCGAGAAGCCCGATCTTAGCCGGCTGCTCGACCTTGACCGGCAGAGACGCGAGCGGACGACAACGTTCGACGCCCTGCGCCAAGCGCGCAACCTCGCCTCGAAGCGGGTTGGTGAAGAGAAGCGGCGCGGCGGCGATACGAGCGCCCTCGAAGAGGAGGTTCGCGCTATCGGCGACCAAATCCAAGCCGGCGAAGCCGCCGTCCGCGACCTCGATCAGGCGATCGACGCGATCCTCCTCAGCCTCCCCAACCTTCCGGCCGATTCGACTCCCGACGGCCGGGATGCCTCAGCCAACGTCGTCGTCCGCACCGTAGGCGATACTGCCGCGCCCGTTGCCGGGGCCCTCGACCACCTCGACTTCGCCGAGCGGCTCGGTCTCCTTGACTTCAAGCGCGGCAGCAAGATCGCCGGCTCGGGCTTCCCGGTCTGGACGGGCGCCGGAGCGCGCCTCGAGCGCGCCCTGATCAACTTCCTCCTCGACCTCCAGACCGGCGAGCATCACTACCGCGAGATGATGACCCCCTTCCTCGGCTCGCGCGAGACGATGACCGGCTCGGGCCAAATCCCGCGCCTCGAGGACGATATGTATCACATAGAGCAGGAAGACCTCTTCCTCATTCCGACCTCCGAGGTTACGCTGGTCAACCTGCACCGCGACGAAGTGCTCCCCGAAGCCGCGCTGCCCCTTCGCTACACGGCTTACTCGCCCTGTTTCCGGCGCGAGAGCGGCTCCTATGGGCAGGCGACGCGCGGCTTCCTGAGGGTGCATCAGTTCAACAAGGTCGAACTGGTCCGCTTCGAGCACCCCGACCGGTCTTATGAGGCTTTGGAAGAACTGGTTGGCCACGCCGAAGAGGCTCTGAAGCGTCTCGAACTTCCCTACCGGGTGCTGCGTCTCTGCGCCGGTGACATGGGCTTCAACGCCGCGGCTTGCTACGACCTCGAGTGCTGGGCGCCGGTCGTCGGGAAATGGCTCGAGGTTTCGTCGTGCAGCAACTGCGAGGCCTTTCAAGCCCGCCGGGCGAACATCCGCTTCCGCAGCGCAGCGACCGGCAAAACGGACTATGTTCACACCTTGAACGGCTCGGGGCTGGCGACCTCGCGGCTTATGGTTGCGATCCTGGAGAACTACCAGACGGACGAAGGCGTCCTGGCAGTGCCGCCGGTCCTTCGGCCCTATCTTGGTGGATCGACGCACATTTCGGCAGTATAA
- a CDS encoding sugar transferase, which translates to MRRSILFTTLLSDGAAAALALAMAYFLRFPSGLFATLPMTQAVQAQGGASVYNLALLPLTLFWWSIFGLRGLYRQRVVISRIDEQVALAKAILIGVVILYLATVDPGEPLTRTKIVLASYGIGLVLLVGSGRLLISTTLRARRRRGQDLTSALIIGCNENGRQLYDQLRHQPVWGYQVAGFISHNGTTGDDLPILGTLDDLEQVIQRDRIEWVLVAPDKASSAEVAMILDRLTTLPVRVMLVADYYQMVIGLVGTVEIHGLPLIEVSPHLVSPGVRIVKRSIDIVVGLVMSLVVVILTPFIGLAIKLDSPGRVFYSQRRVGKGGRDFVLYKYRSMAADAEKQTGAVWALKDDPRVTRVGRFLRRTHLDELPQFFNVLRGQMSLIGPRPERRQFVESFRTKVPLYERRLRVRPGITGWAQVRHKYDESLADVIEKTRYDLFYIDHISLALDFKILLATLMKMLRGKGH; encoded by the coding sequence ATGCGCCGCTCCATACTATTCACAACTCTGCTGAGCGATGGCGCGGCAGCGGCTCTCGCGTTGGCGATGGCCTATTTTCTGCGCTTCCCGAGCGGACTTTTTGCCACCTTACCGATGACTCAGGCGGTGCAGGCGCAGGGCGGCGCATCGGTCTATAACCTGGCGCTCCTGCCGCTCACCCTCTTCTGGTGGTCGATATTCGGGCTGCGCGGACTATACCGGCAGCGCGTCGTGATCTCCCGCATCGACGAACAGGTCGCGCTTGCCAAGGCGATCCTTATCGGAGTGGTGATACTCTATCTGGCGACAGTCGATCCGGGCGAACCCCTCACTCGTACCAAGATCGTTCTGGCTTCCTACGGCATTGGGTTGGTCCTCCTCGTCGGCAGCGGGAGGCTGTTGATCAGCACCACCCTGCGCGCCCGCCGTCGCCGGGGGCAAGACTTGACGAGCGCCTTGATCATTGGCTGCAACGAGAACGGAAGGCAACTCTACGACCAGTTGAGGCATCAACCGGTCTGGGGCTACCAAGTTGCCGGGTTCATCAGTCATAATGGGACTACCGGCGACGATCTTCCCATCCTCGGAACACTTGACGACCTCGAGCAGGTCATCCAGCGCGACCGGATCGAATGGGTGCTCGTCGCTCCCGACAAGGCATCGTCGGCAGAGGTAGCGATGATTCTGGACCGGCTGACGACCTTGCCGGTGCGGGTGATGCTGGTAGCCGACTACTACCAAATGGTCATCGGCTTGGTGGGGACGGTCGAAATCCACGGCTTGCCGCTGATCGAGGTCTCGCCGCATCTGGTGTCGCCCGGGGTGCGGATCGTCAAGCGGTCGATCGACATCGTCGTTGGGCTGGTGATGTCGTTGGTCGTAGTTATTTTGACCCCGTTCATCGGACTGGCTATTAAACTCGACTCGCCGGGGCGAGTCTTTTATTCGCAGCGCCGAGTCGGCAAAGGCGGCCGGGACTTCGTTCTATACAAATACCGTTCGATGGCGGCTGACGCCGAAAAGCAGACCGGCGCGGTCTGGGCGCTGAAAGACGACCCCCGGGTAACCCGCGTCGGCAGGTTCCTGCGCCGGACGCACCTCGATGAACTGCCCCAGTTCTTCAATGTCCTGAGGGGGCAGATGTCGCTCATCGGCCCGCGCCCGGAGCGGCGTCAGTTCGTCGAGTCGTTTCGCACCAAGGTGCCGCTCTACGAGCGCCGTCTCCGCGTCCGGCCCGGTATCACCGGCTGGGCGCAGGTCCGGCACAAGTATGACGAGTCGCTCGCCGATGTGATCGAAAAGACGCGCTACGACCTCTTCTACATCGACCATATCTCGCTGGCCCTCGACTTCAAGATTCTCCTCGCGACGCTGATGAAGATGCTGCGCGGCAAAGGACACTGA
- a CDS encoding glycosyltransferase family 9 protein, giving the protein MKVLVVKLHALGDLVIASPAIRLLRESLPDAELTLLTTDWAAPAGEANPCFDRRIVIPHRWIFARPWRNAVNIIGLAARLRGEHYDAAVVFHKHPAIERLIALASPGRLYAFGLGARRVLLDEARHSALTAWELAALAVNELTGKTPSAPRRAELRYEWQTSDDAERAAGLLLFRWGIGERPYAVLLPGGGGNPSVAASEKRWSASGFAGIAHRLHQEAGLKSLLLGGADDRDVCREVRDVATEAVYDLSGQTSVQTAAALLRRARMVVANDSGPLHIAAAVGAPTVGIFGPTGPQHKLPPGDTVAGVQLGLPCSPCYFGVFNGCIFDHVACLEDLPVQQVWTAVSNLIARTSTV; this is encoded by the coding sequence GTGAAAGTCCTCGTCGTCAAACTGCACGCCCTCGGGGATCTGGTGATTGCGTCTCCGGCGATTCGGCTCCTGCGCGAGAGCCTTCCCGACGCCGAACTGACGCTGCTGACGACCGATTGGGCGGCTCCGGCGGGAGAAGCCAATCCCTGCTTCGACAGGCGGATCGTCATCCCGCACCGGTGGATATTCGCCCGTCCCTGGCGCAATGCGGTCAATATAATAGGACTTGCCGCGCGACTCAGGGGAGAGCATTACGATGCGGCAGTCGTTTTTCACAAGCATCCGGCAATCGAACGTCTCATAGCGCTGGCAAGTCCGGGGAGGCTCTATGCCTTTGGCCTTGGCGCCCGCCGGGTTCTGCTCGACGAGGCCCGCCATAGTGCTTTGACCGCGTGGGAACTTGCGGCTCTGGCGGTGAACGAACTGACCGGCAAAACGCCTTCCGCGCCGCGACGGGCCGAACTTCGTTACGAATGGCAGACATCGGACGACGCAGAGCGCGCAGCCGGGTTGCTGCTATTCCGATGGGGAATCGGCGAGAGACCCTATGCCGTCCTGCTTCCGGGCGGAGGCGGCAATCCGAGTGTTGCGGCAAGTGAAAAGCGCTGGAGCGCTTCGGGATTTGCCGGAATCGCACATCGGCTGCATCAGGAAGCAGGCTTGAAATCACTGCTCCTGGGGGGTGCAGACGACCGGGATGTCTGTCGGGAAGTGCGTGATGTGGCAACTGAAGCCGTCTATGACCTTAGCGGTCAGACGTCGGTTCAGACTGCGGCGGCACTGCTGAGGCGCGCCCGGATGGTGGTAGCGAATGACTCCGGGCCGCTGCACATCGCAGCGGCGGTCGGGGCGCCGACCGTGGGGATATTCGGCCCGACCGGCCCCCAACATAAACTGCCGCCCGGCGATACGGTGGCTGGCGTTCAACTCGGACTCCCTTGCAGCCCGTGTTATTTTGGAGTGTTCAATGGATGTATATTCGACCATGTCGCCTGCCTTGAGGATTTGCCCGTGCAACAGGTCTGGACGGCGGTAAGCAATTTGATCGCCCGGACATCTACCGTATAG
- a CDS encoding glycosyltransferase family 2 protein: MPTCRQSAGGAGITPAATSTSPLAPGNITGSTVNFSASAAISPGTVVVVTYRSRETIAECLASVVRVSGSSAVKVIVVDNDSPDGTADLVEQLHPEVSLIRSGENGGFAAGNNLGLRRAAGEWVLLLNPDAILQPGALDSLVSYLDAHSRVGCVGPGMDDDRPNRLHWPEPFMTPGMAVWYALSLQRVLPLNRIDGARTLLWKAPSKSVRVERLIGAALLLRRSALDEVGLMDERFFLYSEEEDLQFRLALAGWETHYEPLARVKHIGGGSSRFTAPVAMASANWSRYLFVRKHFGRLAGEMTRIVWCIATFARMILAILLFATPGFRERMRGYRLSLASLLIPGYFERHLRPPRKSLVATVSQ; this comes from the coding sequence ATGCCGACTTGCCGGCAGTCCGCCGGCGGTGCCGGGATTACGCCCGCCGCCACCTCGACATCTCCCTTAGCGCCCGGCAATATCACCGGCTCTACCGTCAACTTCTCAGCGAGCGCCGCCATTAGTCCCGGAACCGTTGTCGTCGTTACCTATCGTTCGCGCGAGACGATTGCGGAGTGCCTCGCATCGGTCGTGCGGGTGTCGGGCTCAAGTGCGGTCAAGGTCATCGTCGTCGATAACGACTCCCCGGACGGGACGGCCGATCTCGTTGAACAACTTCATCCCGAAGTGTCGCTGATTCGGTCCGGTGAGAACGGAGGCTTCGCCGCCGGGAACAACCTCGGGTTGCGTCGTGCGGCGGGCGAGTGGGTCTTGCTGCTCAATCCCGATGCGATCCTGCAACCGGGGGCGTTAGATTCGCTTGTCTCCTATCTCGATGCGCATAGCCGGGTCGGGTGCGTCGGTCCCGGAATGGATGACGACCGTCCCAACCGGTTGCATTGGCCGGAGCCGTTCATGACGCCGGGTATGGCGGTCTGGTATGCACTTTCGCTGCAACGGGTGCTGCCGCTGAACCGGATCGACGGCGCCCGGACTCTGCTCTGGAAGGCGCCGTCCAAATCCGTTCGGGTTGAGCGGCTGATCGGCGCCGCGTTGCTGCTGCGCAGAAGCGCTCTCGACGAAGTCGGGTTGATGGACGAGCGCTTCTTCCTCTATTCGGAGGAAGAGGATCTGCAATTTCGTCTCGCCCTCGCAGGTTGGGAAACGCACTATGAGCCGCTTGCCAGGGTAAAGCATATCGGCGGCGGCTCCAGCCGGTTCACGGCTCCGGTGGCGATGGCTTCCGCCAACTGGAGCCGTTATCTCTTTGTTAGGAAACACTTCGGGCGGTTGGCCGGAGAGATGACGCGGATCGTCTGGTGCATAGCCACTTTCGCGAGGATGATCCTGGCGATTCTGTTGTTTGCCACCCCGGGCTTCCGGGAGCGAATGCGCGGCTATCGACTATCGCTCGCCTCGCTGCTGATACCCGGCTATTTTGAACGGCATCTTCGCCCGCCGCGCAAAAGTCTGGTAGCAACAGTTTCGCAGTGA
- a CDS encoding glycosyltransferase, with protein sequence MEPTPLRLLYIVVGESLIDSGIVRSQVVEMLQSLRGLSGVEAVTLLSFVSPRLYARRRSLFAIARQELRDRDIELILRITPAASNWPLSMQYLLFLWTLPIAWWIARSRRINVVHSRGYAAGLLAHWTSRKLGTRHLFDPRNFYPEEMVSSGRWNPGGATYLFWRRKEREIVAEAGYTIGVTPDYCKRYRSRGARRVRFVPSRTLTSDYTVYDSPDSPPRVVFVGEMEAYYYPPERIGRWFGMLKPHLPGARLVLHTRYAPDKVAAGLTKAGLEREEWSLSALAPTDLRKVIGRYTLALLPGREDGNWPVKYAEYLSAGVPVVIDDGLNDIIRDAVLENRLGIFVDPDDPVSFAAVRELHADLPAVRRRCRDYARRHLDISLSARQYHRLYRQLLSERRH encoded by the coding sequence TTGGAACCGACGCCTTTACGACTGCTCTATATTGTAGTGGGGGAGAGCCTTATCGACAGCGGTATCGTCCGGAGCCAGGTGGTGGAGATGCTTCAGAGTCTGCGCGGATTGTCCGGTGTCGAGGCAGTTACTTTGCTCTCCTTCGTCAGCCCGCGCCTCTATGCTCGGCGCCGGAGTCTCTTTGCGATAGCCCGGCAGGAACTGCGGGACCGCGATATCGAACTGATCCTCCGCATCACTCCGGCGGCATCGAACTGGCCGCTTTCGATGCAGTATTTGCTTTTCCTATGGACGCTCCCGATAGCCTGGTGGATTGCCCGGTCGCGCCGGATAAACGTAGTTCATTCCCGTGGTTACGCTGCCGGATTACTGGCTCACTGGACATCGAGGAAGTTGGGGACTCGACATCTGTTCGATCCCCGCAACTTCTATCCCGAGGAAATGGTCTCCAGCGGCCGCTGGAACCCGGGGGGGGCGACCTATCTATTCTGGCGCAGGAAGGAACGGGAAATCGTCGCCGAAGCCGGATACACGATCGGCGTAACGCCGGACTATTGCAAGAGGTATCGAAGTAGAGGCGCCCGGAGGGTCAGGTTCGTTCCCAGCCGGACGCTGACGTCGGATTATACTGTCTATGACAGCCCCGACAGTCCGCCCCGGGTCGTCTTTGTGGGGGAGATGGAAGCCTACTACTACCCTCCCGAGCGCATCGGGCGATGGTTCGGAATGCTCAAGCCGCATCTGCCCGGGGCGCGCCTTGTCCTGCACACTCGCTATGCACCCGACAAGGTAGCCGCGGGACTGACTAAAGCCGGGCTGGAGCGTGAGGAGTGGAGCCTGTCGGCGCTCGCTCCCACGGACCTGCGCAAAGTGATCGGCCGCTACACGTTGGCGCTATTACCGGGGCGGGAGGATGGTAACTGGCCGGTGAAGTATGCCGAGTACCTCTCTGCGGGAGTTCCGGTGGTGATCGACGACGGCCTGAACGACATCATCCGGGACGCCGTCCTTGAGAACCGGTTGGGGATCTTTGTCGATCCCGACGATCCAGTCTCCTTTGCCGCCGTGAGGGAACTGCATGCCGACTTGCCGGCAGTCCGCCGGCGGTGCCGGGATTACGCCCGCCGCCACCTCGACATCTCCCTTAGCGCCCGGCAATATCACCGGCTCTACCGTCAACTTCTCAGCGAGCGCCGCCATTAG
- a CDS encoding O-antigen ligase family protein: MTLSIGIRPFLIAVPFILALSLTAGLAVEDSSYGVLPALFIAGIAFLVSLSHFKTYVMLFLPLMFLSSESYVFHGFAFLLLLSFVLTWLREGRLELYFPYWGALLLLFPLSVVAFMRAEQFLHARTSLLFSLYYPLAVFIFLQNTDWQRREIKFVLRYITAIFALVGYFSLGYYLTAGLERIAFGWSSYNLVAAAYGLVLPLALLETVYAQQASHRIANLLISAGIFIGLLVTQTRAIMLATLIAIAYIARFDRKVLRLFLPLVIAALIAMPTLIFERMSMLLGRGVIADWSAVGRIEVWMNSAGLIADNWFWGIGLESFRKIYIEMFPKSLTMGIHIHNMYLKWLLDYGIIALLLLTYMILSMLRRAHGWLKTASKEADPSRRRMVLAINGAIVALMVASLVDAYVSGLTAVLLFALLGFQSRLMANDSLAGEPQT, encoded by the coding sequence ATGACATTAAGTATCGGGATTAGACCATTCCTCATCGCAGTGCCGTTCATTTTGGCGCTGTCGCTAACTGCCGGACTCGCGGTGGAGGATTCATCCTACGGCGTTCTTCCCGCCCTATTCATAGCCGGAATTGCCTTCCTGGTGTCGCTAAGTCACTTCAAGACTTACGTGATGCTGTTCCTTCCTCTTATGTTCCTGAGTTCGGAAAGTTATGTCTTTCACGGCTTTGCGTTTCTGTTATTGCTCTCATTCGTCCTGACCTGGCTGCGGGAAGGCCGCCTGGAACTCTATTTTCCTTATTGGGGTGCGCTGCTGCTGCTGTTTCCGCTGTCGGTTGTGGCTTTTATGCGCGCAGAGCAGTTTCTGCATGCCCGGACCTCACTTCTATTCAGCCTTTACTATCCGCTTGCGGTCTTTATTTTTCTTCAAAATACGGACTGGCAGCGCCGGGAGATCAAATTCGTATTGAGGTATATAACCGCGATCTTTGCGCTGGTGGGTTACTTTAGTCTGGGATACTACCTGACCGCCGGCCTGGAGCGGATTGCCTTTGGCTGGTCTTCCTACAATCTGGTAGCCGCGGCTTATGGGCTGGTGCTGCCGCTGGCGCTCCTGGAGACGGTCTATGCGCAACAGGCTTCGCATCGGATTGCCAACCTGTTGATCAGTGCAGGCATTTTTATCGGATTGCTAGTAACCCAGACGCGAGCGATCATGTTGGCCACACTGATAGCCATAGCCTATATTGCGAGGTTTGATCGGAAGGTATTAAGGCTCTTCCTACCGCTTGTGATTGCAGCACTTATCGCTATGCCAACGCTCATTTTCGAGCGGATGTCCATGCTCCTGGGTCGGGGGGTAATCGCAGATTGGTCTGCGGTAGGACGAATTGAGGTCTGGATGAACAGCGCCGGCTTGATTGCCGACAACTGGTTTTGGGGAATCGGTCTGGAAAGTTTCCGGAAGATCTATATTGAGATGTTTCCCAAGAGCCTCACCATGGGAATACATATCCATAACATGTATCTCAAGTGGCTGCTCGATTATGGAATCATTGCGCTGCTGTTGTTGACCTATATGATTTTATCGATGTTGCGACGGGCACACGGCTGGTTGAAGACCGCCTCAAAAGAAGCCGATCCGTCGAGGCGGAGGATGGTTCTGGCTATCAACGGTGCGATTGTGGCACTGATGGTCGCATCGCTCGTCGATGCCTATGTTTCGGGTCTGACGGCGGTCCTGTTGTTTGCTCTGCTGGGCTTCCAATCCCGATTGATGGCGAATGATAGCCTGGCAGGCGAGCCACAAACTTGA
- a CDS encoding capsule assembly Wzi family protein: MVCRECRLDRVGCKRCLSGVLPSPIRQAVIKAAAIALVVFAAAIRALAAGSAAVPVGDPIYRFLDRAVERGILLPNATTMRPAARSDIGRHLMVIAADYESLDDPILKRDLDYYLREYAFDIADREGMRESPERRLRPADYAPGPALASPHWRLYSACSEAGYFNLDPIGAVRFDAGRKNILRRGTGLQFAARWEGLGAGFRFVDHTERGNGPYHRRDQLLTHAPGYVGPLQGASETYYDAVEAYINYRWRRLDVTLGRDRVSWGPGREANVLIGGAAQPFDQLRLEADFGRGVRYGWMVGSLSPYGVVGDTLYTTREGHIRLDFVPKHLVLHRLEIAVSDWGLFAVNEAVVWGERGFDPAYISPIQFYYAAQHSNGDFDNVLMSGDFKVILRDRATFYGALLIDDLRTSTLGRGDPGNKLGYLAGMRSSRLGLNGLEAGLEYARLDPFVHSHNYPVNRYSHWETPLGLAQPSNSDRLTIQGSYRPWREVELKGSYTHWRQGDRGASIDDVPAAGSPRSGAPFLSGRRTYRNVLELAGLYEFRPGWTVAGGYTFDRSSILPVRFHLAAGYRYEIQ; this comes from the coding sequence TTGGTATGTCGAGAATGCAGACTGGATCGAGTCGGTTGCAAGCGGTGCTTATCAGGAGTATTACCATCGCCAATACGGCAAGCGGTGATTAAAGCGGCGGCGATCGCACTGGTGGTCTTTGCCGCGGCAATTCGGGCCCTGGCGGCAGGTTCAGCGGCCGTCCCGGTCGGGGATCCCATTTACAGGTTTCTCGACCGTGCCGTTGAGCGAGGGATACTGCTCCCGAACGCAACAACCATGCGGCCGGCAGCCCGTTCAGACATCGGACGCCACTTGATGGTCATCGCGGCGGACTACGAATCCCTGGACGACCCTATCCTGAAGCGAGACCTCGATTATTACCTGCGTGAGTATGCCTTTGATATAGCCGACCGGGAGGGAATGCGGGAGTCACCCGAGAGGCGCCTCAGGCCGGCCGACTACGCGCCCGGGCCGGCGCTGGCGAGCCCGCACTGGAGGCTTTATAGCGCTTGCTCGGAAGCCGGCTACTTTAACTTGGATCCCATCGGAGCGGTGCGTTTCGATGCCGGTCGCAAGAACATTCTGCGCCGCGGGACGGGATTGCAGTTCGCTGCCCGGTGGGAAGGACTGGGCGCCGGCTTCAGGTTCGTCGATCACACCGAGCGAGGCAACGGGCCTTATCATCGCCGGGATCAACTGCTGACCCATGCGCCCGGGTATGTCGGACCTCTTCAGGGCGCCAGCGAGACCTACTATGATGCCGTCGAGGCATATATCAACTACCGTTGGCGGAGGCTCGACGTGACCCTGGGCCGCGACCGGGTTAGTTGGGGTCCGGGGCGGGAGGCTAATGTCCTGATAGGGGGAGCAGCCCAGCCGTTCGATCAGTTGCGACTGGAAGCCGACTTTGGACGCGGCGTCCGGTACGGGTGGATGGTGGGCAGTTTGTCGCCCTACGGGGTCGTCGGCGACACCCTCTACACGACGCGCGAAGGCCATATCCGGCTCGACTTTGTCCCGAAGCATCTGGTGCTTCACCGGCTCGAGATCGCCGTATCCGACTGGGGGCTTTTTGCCGTGAATGAGGCGGTGGTATGGGGAGAGCGGGGTTTCGATCCGGCATATATCAGCCCGATTCAATTCTATTACGCAGCGCAGCACTCGAACGGAGACTTTGACAACGTCCTTATGTCCGGCGATTTCAAAGTGATCCTCCGGGACAGGGCGACCTTCTACGGCGCGCTCCTGATCGACGACCTGAGGACTTCGACTTTGGGACGCGGTGATCCGGGGAATAAGTTAGGGTACCTGGCCGGAATGCGCTCCTCAAGGTTGGGACTGAACGGGCTTGAAGCGGGGCTCGAATACGCCCGGCTCGATCCTTTTGTCCACAGCCATAATTACCCGGTCAACCGGTATTCCCATTGGGAGACGCCACTCGGTCTGGCACAGCCCTCCAATAGTGACCGATTGACTATTCAAGGGTCATATCGGCCATGGCGGGAGGTCGAACTAAAGGGTTCCTACACGCATTGGAGGCAGGGCGACCGTGGAGCCTCCATTGACGACGTTCCGGCGGCAGGATCGCCCCGGTCAGGGGCGCCCTTTTTATCCGGTCGACGCACCTATCGTAATGTCCTCGAACTTGCCGGGCTATACGAGTTCCGACCCGGCTGGACCGTCGCCGGAGGCTACACGTTTGACCGGTCATCCATACTGCCGGTGAGATTTCACCTCGCTGCCGGCTATCGTTACGAAATTCAATAA